From the Acinetobacter sp. 10FS3-1 genome, one window contains:
- the ltrA gene encoding group II intron reverse transcriptase/maturase: MTKPFNIPKALIWEAFKKVKENGGAPGVDHESIEQFEKHLKNNLYKLWNRLCSGSYFPPPVKAVPIPKKSGGVRILGIPTVADRVAQTAVKLLLEPKIDPLFHPNSYGYRPGRSAHDAIAIVRRRSWDYDWVVEFDIKGLFDNIDHDLLMRALKKHCEIPWILLYVQRWLKAPMQHINGHLLERNRGTPQGGVVSPLLANLFMHYAFDMWITKHLQSVRFCRYADDGVIHCRSLSQAKLVLQKIDARFRECGLELHPDKTKIVYCQDINRRKAYPDVQFTFLGYTFRPRKAVDKYKRVYVNFSPAVSRDALKTMRQTIRKWHLHLMCNRELSDLSAIFNPILQGWQQYYGRFHGSAMSAIWQHMNAYLIRWMRRKYKNLARHKRRARYALGRLARDFPNAFVHWKMGCLPSVG; encoded by the coding sequence ATGACCAAACCATTTAACATTCCTAAAGCGTTAATCTGGGAGGCATTTAAGAAAGTCAAAGAGAATGGTGGCGCTCCAGGCGTTGATCATGAATCTATTGAGCAATTCGAAAAGCATTTAAAGAACAACCTATACAAACTATGGAATCGACTTTGTTCTGGCAGTTATTTTCCACCGCCAGTTAAGGCTGTTCCGATTCCAAAGAAGTCAGGTGGCGTGCGTATACTAGGTATTCCAACAGTTGCAGATCGAGTCGCGCAAACAGCAGTTAAGCTCTTATTAGAGCCGAAAATTGATCCATTATTTCATCCAAACTCATATGGATATCGTCCGGGGCGTTCTGCCCATGATGCAATTGCGATAGTGAGGAGACGAAGTTGGGATTATGACTGGGTTGTGGAATTTGATATCAAAGGTCTCTTTGATAACATCGACCATGATTTACTCATGCGTGCACTCAAGAAACACTGTGAAATTCCATGGATTCTTTTATATGTGCAACGTTGGTTAAAAGCACCAATGCAACACATAAATGGCCATCTTTTAGAAAGGAATCGCGGCACACCACAAGGTGGTGTTGTGAGTCCTTTATTGGCGAATTTATTTATGCATTATGCTTTTGATATGTGGATTACGAAACATCTTCAAAGTGTACGGTTCTGCCGTTATGCAGATGATGGCGTAATTCATTGTCGGAGTTTATCTCAAGCCAAACTTGTTTTACAAAAGATCGATGCACGATTTCGTGAATGTGGACTCGAATTGCATCCAGACAAGACAAAGATTGTTTATTGCCAAGATATTAATCGTCGTAAAGCATATCCCGATGTTCAATTTACTTTTCTCGGGTACACGTTTAGGCCCCGTAAGGCTGTGGACAAGTATAAAAGAGTTTATGTAAATTTCTCTCCTGCAGTCAGTCGTGATGCACTTAAAACAATGCGACAGACTATTCGGAAATGGCATCTACATCTGATGTGTAATCGCGAATTAAGTGATTTATCTGCAATATTCAATCCAATTCTTCAAGGTTGGCAGCAATACTATGGTCGATTCCATGGTTCAGCAATGTCAGCGATCTGGCAACACATGAATGCTTATCTTATACGCTGGATGAGGCGTAAGTATAAAAACTTGGCCCGTCATAAAAGACGGGCTAGATATGCCTTAGGGCGACTTGCGCGTGATTTTCCAAATGCCTTTGTGCACTGGAAAATGGGATGTTTACCATCGGTTGGATAA